In the genome of Candidatus Neomarinimicrobiota bacterium, one region contains:
- a CDS encoding CCA tRNA nucleotidyltransferase, translating into MSNIADLIRTRSEHQAILEAAGQLGHERGSYPYLVGGYVRDLILGRENQDIDLVVEGDGIAFARALGSCLGVDQVVAFEQFGTALIPLRGAHVEVATARTETYDRDSRKPHVVAGSIEVDLARRDFTINALAASIHPETFGDLIDPFQGIQDMKRGILRTPLEPDATFSDDPLRMLRAARFAAQLQYTITPDCLESITRQKERIAIVSWERITNEIIKLLSTDKPSVGFIILGETGLLVYIFPELEAMSGVEVRDGRGHKDVFTHTMLVVDNAAVLSPKAALRFAALLHDIGKPRTKRYDEQRGWTFHHHEEVGRKMLEEIARRMRLPNDLRDYLMKLTRLHLRPIALAMEGVTDSAVRRLMREAGEDVDDLMILCRADVTTKQEALYAQYMHNFERVEALMADVVLRDEMRAFQSPVRGDEIMAVCGLEPGPMVGKLKMAIEEAILDGQIENTHEAALAYLYEIKDEILSSNQ; encoded by the coding sequence GTGAGTAATATTGCAGATCTCATCCGGACCCGATCGGAGCATCAGGCTATCCTGGAAGCCGCCGGACAGCTGGGCCACGAACGGGGGTCCTATCCCTATCTGGTTGGCGGCTACGTGCGGGACCTTATCCTGGGCCGGGAAAACCAGGACATCGATCTGGTGGTAGAGGGTGACGGCATCGCTTTCGCCCGGGCCCTGGGTAGTTGCCTGGGAGTGGACCAAGTAGTGGCCTTCGAGCAGTTCGGCACGGCCTTGATCCCCCTGAGGGGGGCCCACGTCGAGGTGGCCACCGCCCGCACGGAGACCTACGACCGCGATTCCCGCAAGCCCCACGTGGTGGCAGGTAGTATCGAGGTTGATCTCGCGCGCCGCGACTTTACTATCAATGCCTTGGCCGCCTCCATCCATCCCGAAACCTTCGGTGATCTGATCGACCCCTTCCAGGGCATTCAGGACATGAAGCGGGGCATTCTACGCACACCGCTGGAACCTGATGCCACTTTCAGCGATGATCCTTTGCGCATGCTTCGGGCCGCGCGGTTCGCCGCCCAGCTCCAGTACACCATCACACCTGACTGTCTGGAGAGCATCACCCGGCAGAAGGAGCGCATCGCTATCGTCAGTTGGGAGCGGATCACGAATGAGATCATCAAATTACTGTCAACAGACAAACCCAGTGTGGGCTTTATCATTCTCGGAGAGACAGGCCTTCTGGTTTATATTTTTCCGGAGCTGGAGGCCATGTCCGGCGTGGAGGTGCGTGACGGTCGCGGTCATAAAGATGTCTTCACGCATACCATGTTGGTGGTGGATAACGCTGCCGTACTCAGCCCCAAAGCGGCTTTGCGCTTTGCGGCCCTGTTACATGACATCGGTAAGCCCAGGACCAAGCGCTACGACGAGCAGCGGGGCTGGACTTTCCACCACCACGAGGAGGTGGGACGCAAGATGCTGGAGGAGATCGCCCGGCGGATGCGCCTGCCCAACGACCTGCGGGACTACCTCATGAAGCTCACCCGGCTCCACCTGCGGCCCATCGCACTGGCCATGGAGGGCGTGACCGACAGTGCTGTGCGGCGATTGATGCGGGAAGCGGGGGAGGATGTTGACGACCTGATGATTCTCTGCCGCGCCGATGTCACTACCAAGCAAGAGGCCCTCTATGCCCAATACATGCACAATTTTGAGCGGGTGGAGGCGCTCATGGCCGACGTGGTTCTGCGGGATGAGATGCGGGCATTCCAGTCACCGGTGCGGGGAGATGAGATCATGGCGGTGTGCGGCCTTGAGCCGGGACCGATGGTGGGTAAACTTAAGATGGCCATCGAAGAGGCGATTCTCGACGGCCAGATTGAGAACACTCACGAGGCGGCCCTGGCCTACCTGTACGAGATCAAAGACGAGATCCTCTCGTCCAATCAGTGA
- a CDS encoding ArsR/SmtB family transcription factor → MSAKPDPLALPDGQSIAPETLAATFKALSDPNRLRLLFQLLGTGSGQNVGQAAGCCCVDLSVVSRHLSVLRRAGIITREKRGKEAVYCIDRQQLPAILRSLADALESCCQTPLDDLKENYR, encoded by the coding sequence ATGTCAGCAAAACCCGATCCACTTGCGCTACCTGATGGCCAGAGTATTGCTCCTGAAACCCTGGCCGCCACCTTTAAAGCCCTCAGCGACCCTAACCGGCTGCGCCTTCTATTTCAACTGCTCGGCACCGGTTCGGGGCAGAATGTGGGGCAGGCCGCCGGCTGTTGCTGCGTGGATCTCTCCGTCGTATCCCGCCACCTGAGTGTCTTGCGCCGGGCTGGGATCATTACCAGGGAAAAACGCGGCAAAGAAGCGGTCTATTGCATTGATCGACAGCAGCTGCCGGCCATTCTGCGCTCTCTGGCCGATGCGCTGGAGTCCTGCTGTCAGACTCCTCTGGATGACCTTAAGGAGAATTATAGATGA
- a CDS encoding tetratricopeptide repeat protein, with translation MNEQRQTSFWRELKSRRVIQLVGLYLGASWVALEFLNFLTDRYSLSPHLVDLVLVALGAMLPSVLILAYTHGKPGRDQWTFTEKVVLPANAVIMAGLILIFFSGKDLGATTMVVSAEDETGASIERVIPKASFRKQIALFFFTNETGSVDGAWVGRWLPQGLYLDLIQDLYFDNRNPYQMSRAMTEAGAEEGEAPLALMRELARKFHLSYFLHGSVFSIEPYSIETRLYLTKGGRLSASHHYEDGDLGNIIDRVSVDIKRDLGLSDMHIEEVEDLPVAALSSDSLMALAYFIRGLDQLYFRSDWAGAAKSLSAATAIDSSFVHAQFYLYQASLFLGQGSEEAINAAMRYLYKVPERLQGSIKEVYYLYQGEPEKALSALSLDVTLYPEDVLAHRRLANFYNRTGFYAEALKEYHTIRSLNPDDDLVLRDIADVHATLGQFEQALESLHGYARNNPRDTDVLIEMGAVYRLLGQVDEADEVYERALLLGHNPARVMICQSELLFQRGLYGGALARAQEAANVATTPEVRLMALRTLEGSYESLGRIREAMAVAREAMPLERRVYGPMNSVLLRLSHFNKYACTTLADSAEALLAEMSPQLPDPWDRAMYVLQVEFKTNQEGRPISSEERTQVEAFFQEYKFLVEIPRELMMARIHENNGRYRQAIQGYITTLSRYPKRLMVQKYIARAYRRLGDAEAALATINQLLAVYPHDPEVLYELYQIQRLTDSAAAREILTRLTDIWREADRVYLPAREVRRALKRTEAS, from the coding sequence GTGAATGAGCAGCGGCAGACGAGCTTCTGGCGGGAGCTGAAATCACGGCGGGTGATCCAGCTGGTGGGGCTGTACCTGGGTGCCTCGTGGGTGGCACTCGAGTTCTTGAATTTTTTAACTGACCGCTATTCCCTCTCCCCACATCTCGTTGACCTGGTCCTAGTGGCGCTGGGTGCGATGCTGCCTTCCGTGCTGATCCTGGCCTATACGCACGGTAAACCGGGCCGGGACCAGTGGACCTTCACAGAGAAGGTAGTGTTGCCGGCCAATGCGGTGATCATGGCCGGCTTGATACTGATATTTTTCAGCGGCAAGGATCTGGGTGCCACGACGATGGTTGTGTCCGCGGAGGATGAGACCGGCGCGTCGATCGAGCGGGTCATCCCCAAGGCCAGTTTTCGCAAACAGATCGCCCTGTTCTTCTTTACTAATGAAACCGGCAGTGTCGATGGGGCGTGGGTGGGGCGCTGGCTGCCCCAGGGGCTCTACCTGGACCTGATCCAGGACCTGTACTTTGATAACCGCAATCCATACCAGATGAGCCGGGCCATGACGGAGGCCGGTGCCGAGGAGGGTGAAGCACCGCTGGCCCTGATGCGCGAGCTGGCCCGGAAATTTCATCTGAGCTACTTTCTGCACGGGAGTGTTTTCAGCATCGAGCCTTACAGTATTGAGACCCGCCTTTATCTGACCAAAGGTGGCCGCCTCAGCGCCTCACACCACTATGAGGACGGGGACCTGGGAAACATCATTGACCGGGTATCGGTAGACATCAAGCGGGACCTGGGATTGTCCGACATGCATATCGAGGAAGTGGAAGACCTGCCGGTGGCGGCCCTCTCGTCGGATAGCCTTATGGCCCTGGCCTATTTCATCAGGGGTCTGGACCAGCTCTACTTTCGTAGTGACTGGGCCGGGGCCGCCAAGTCCCTGTCCGCAGCCACGGCGATAGACTCCAGTTTCGTGCACGCCCAGTTCTATCTGTATCAGGCGAGCCTTTTTCTGGGGCAGGGATCGGAAGAGGCTATTAATGCGGCCATGCGCTACCTTTACAAGGTGCCCGAGCGCCTGCAGGGTTCCATAAAGGAGGTGTACTACCTATATCAGGGCGAGCCCGAAAAGGCGCTCTCCGCGCTGAGTCTGGATGTCACGCTCTATCCGGAGGACGTCCTTGCCCATCGTCGGCTGGCAAATTTCTATAACCGCACCGGTTTTTACGCCGAGGCACTGAAGGAGTACCATACGATCCGCAGCCTGAATCCGGATGACGATCTGGTTTTGAGGGATATTGCCGACGTTCACGCCACCCTGGGCCAGTTTGAGCAGGCCCTGGAAAGCCTGCATGGCTATGCCAGGAATAATCCGCGGGATACCGACGTGCTCATCGAGATGGGGGCGGTCTATCGGCTGCTGGGGCAGGTGGATGAGGCCGATGAGGTGTATGAGCGGGCCTTGCTTCTGGGGCATAATCCGGCCCGGGTAATGATCTGCCAATCCGAGCTCCTTTTCCAGCGTGGTTTGTATGGGGGAGCGCTGGCGCGGGCCCAGGAGGCCGCCAACGTAGCCACAACGCCGGAGGTACGGCTGATGGCCCTGCGGACGCTGGAGGGGTCCTACGAATCGTTGGGCCGGATCAGGGAGGCCATGGCGGTCGCCCGGGAAGCCATGCCCCTGGAACGCAGGGTGTACGGCCCGATGAACAGTGTGCTCCTGCGCCTTTCGCACTTCAATAAATATGCCTGCACCACGCTGGCGGACTCCGCCGAGGCGCTGCTGGCCGAGATGAGCCCCCAGCTGCCCGACCCCTGGGACCGGGCCATGTACGTGCTGCAGGTGGAATTCAAGACCAACCAGGAAGGCCGGCCCATTTCCAGCGAAGAGAGGACCCAGGTGGAGGCCTTTTTCCAGGAATACAAGTTTCTGGTGGAAATACCGCGGGAGCTCATGATGGCCCGCATCCATGAGAACAATGGGCGCTATCGCCAGGCCATCCAGGGCTACATCACCACGCTTTCACGGTATCCCAAGCGGCTGATGGTGCAGAAGTACATAGCGCGCGCCTATCGCCGGCTGGGCGATGCCGAGGCGGCCCTGGCCACCATCAACCAGCTGCTGGCGGTCTATCCCCACGATCCGGAGGTATTGTACGAGCTATACCAGATCCAGCGCCTTACCGACTCGGCCGCCGCTCGCGAGATCCTAACCCGCCTGACCGACATCTGGCGCGAGGCCGACCGGGTCTACCTGCCGGCCCGGGAGGTGCGCCGGGCGCTGAAGCGAACGGAAGCATCTTAG
- a CDS encoding GntR family transcriptional regulator: MVLDFDHSTPIYLQVARMIRDAVVSGDLPEGEAIPSVRQVSVEHGLNPQTVLNANHLLIEEGILEKRRGIGFFVKEGARKSLLQAERERFKGDDVPALVNRAKLLGLSQQATVNLVKERFKE, encoded by the coding sequence ATGGTACTCGATTTTGACCACAGCACGCCCATCTATCTGCAGGTGGCCCGGATGATCCGGGATGCGGTGGTTTCAGGTGACTTGCCGGAGGGGGAGGCCATACCTTCGGTGCGGCAGGTATCGGTGGAGCATGGGCTCAACCCGCAGACCGTGCTTAATGCCAACCACCTGCTGATTGAAGAGGGTATTCTGGAGAAGCGCCGGGGGATCGGTTTTTTTGTGAAGGAAGGTGCCCGGAAGTCCCTGTTACAGGCAGAACGGGAGCGATTCAAGGGCGACGATGTACCGGCTCTGGTAAATCGGGCCAAGCTCCTGGGGCTTTCCCAGCAGGCAACTGTGAACCTAGTCAAGGAGAGATTCAAGGAGTAA
- a CDS encoding DUF4835 family protein yields MRTILCILIATLVGFLQAQFAEVTVQLDVQRLNDRERQDLLGLEDAIRQFYLNSPWEEDIADLDMYLDLQLVFQSTITIGNEVYYQAQVLFNNRQDQRYFVRDIKFPYSPGRPVNLSPAFDPLASFLEFYAYLLIAGELDTYQVLAGSPYYTRASSLATQGQNNPYVSQNWSEQLRLVERLATNQELRRAKAYFYQAFDVLAQEKPNLTELRKTLGLFHKAVSSVIQREGQERYTTIFLSGHAEEIAEMLALAGMWKELADMTVLNPDSERIYQSYLENEGGGSE; encoded by the coding sequence ATGCGAACGATTCTCTGTATTCTTATAGCTACTCTGGTCGGTTTTCTCCAGGCTCAGTTCGCCGAAGTGACGGTCCAGTTGGACGTCCAGCGGCTGAATGATCGTGAGCGGCAGGACCTGCTCGGGCTGGAGGATGCCATCAGGCAGTTCTACCTCAACTCGCCCTGGGAAGAGGATATCGCCGACCTGGATATGTACCTGGACCTCCAGCTGGTGTTCCAGTCCACCATCACCATTGGCAACGAGGTGTACTACCAGGCCCAGGTGCTCTTCAATAACCGCCAGGACCAGCGCTATTTTGTACGCGACATCAAGTTCCCTTACTCTCCCGGGCGGCCTGTGAACCTGTCACCCGCTTTTGATCCCCTGGCCTCCTTCCTTGAATTTTACGCCTACCTCCTCATCGCCGGGGAGCTGGACACCTATCAGGTCCTGGCCGGTTCACCGTACTATACCCGCGCCTCCTCACTGGCTACCCAGGGCCAAAACAATCCCTACGTCAGCCAGAATTGGTCCGAACAACTCCGGCTGGTGGAGCGCCTCGCAACCAACCAGGAACTGCGCCGCGCCAAGGCCTACTTCTATCAGGCCTTCGACGTCCTGGCCCAGGAAAAACCCAACCTGACCGAGCTGCGCAAGACCCTGGGCCTGTTCCATAAAGCCGTCAGCTCGGTTATCCAACGCGAAGGCCAGGAACGCTATACCACCATCTTCCTGTCAGGACACGCCGAAGAGATCGCTGAAATGCTGGCCCTGGCCGGTATGTGGAAAGAGTTGGCCGATATGACGGTGCTAAACCCGGATAGCGAGCGGATCTATCAGAGCTATCTGGAGAACGAAGGCGGGGGATCGGAATAA
- the arsM gene encoding arsenite methyltransferase has translation MKTKDEIRSQVTRAYGQAILKTAGCCASAPNSAYAREIGYSPEEVKVNESAAGSSMGCGNPFAFSGVRSGDNVLDLGAGAGLDLLIAAEKVGPTGRVIGVDMTPEMIATARANAAASPHRNIDIRKGLIEDLPVENETVDWVISNCVINLSPEKDKVFNEIYRVLKPGGHFSISDIVVSELPENLRENPYVYNSCLGGAISEQEYLDGLKAAGFTEVDVAKRVEFTSATINSLIDDALSKTCCLEPISERVDLEQLTRQIAGRVQSLNFVGLKPL, from the coding sequence ATGAAAACCAAAGATGAGATACGCTCCCAGGTTACACGTGCTTACGGACAGGCTATTTTAAAGACCGCCGGCTGCTGTGCCAGTGCCCCAAACAGCGCCTATGCCCGTGAAATCGGCTATTCCCCTGAAGAAGTGAAAGTGAATGAATCAGCGGCGGGCTCCTCCATGGGTTGCGGAAATCCGTTCGCCTTCAGCGGCGTGCGATCAGGCGATAACGTCCTGGATCTTGGCGCCGGCGCCGGCCTCGATCTGTTGATCGCCGCTGAAAAAGTCGGGCCTACCGGCCGGGTCATCGGTGTGGATATGACCCCCGAGATGATCGCCACCGCCCGGGCTAATGCAGCAGCTTCACCGCACCGCAATATCGATATCCGTAAGGGACTCATCGAAGATTTACCCGTCGAAAATGAAACGGTCGATTGGGTGATCTCCAATTGCGTCATTAACCTCTCGCCAGAAAAGGACAAGGTCTTCAATGAAATCTATCGCGTCCTGAAGCCCGGGGGCCATTTCAGCATCAGCGATATCGTAGTAAGCGAGCTTCCCGAAAACCTTCGCGAAAATCCCTATGTCTACAACTCCTGCCTCGGTGGGGCTATCAGTGAGCAGGAGTACTTAGACGGACTCAAAGCAGCCGGTTTTACCGAGGTTGATGTGGCAAAACGCGTAGAGTTCACTTCCGCAACGATTAACTCCCTGATCGACGATGCACTATCCAAGACCTGTTGCCTGGAACCGATCTCGGAAAGGGTCGATCTGGAACAACTCACCCGGCAAATCGCTGGCCGGGTCCAGAGCCTGAATTTCGTGGGACTTAAACCATTGTAA